In Oceanobacillus sp. FSL K6-2867, one DNA window encodes the following:
- a CDS encoding YitT family protein: protein MFMMEAKRIVVVIFGALLNAISLNFFLIGANVYASGFTGAAQLLSSVFNDFIGIGVSTGILLFLLNIPVLLLGWYKVGKGFTIYSIISVFFSTLFLEVIPVIGLSSDIILNAAFGGVIGGVGVGITLKIGASTGGMDIVAMILSRLKDKPIGNYFLIMNAVIILFAGILYEPENALYTMVTLYVSTRVIDAIHTRHEKVTAWIVTLKADELQEAIHRKMIRGITILPAKGAYTKTDKSVMYLVITRYELYDLEKIINEVDPTAFTNVVETAGVFGSFRRD from the coding sequence ATGTTTATGATGGAAGCGAAGCGTATTGTAGTTGTAATATTTGGAGCGTTATTAAATGCGATTTCGTTAAACTTTTTCTTAATCGGAGCTAATGTATATGCAAGTGGATTTACTGGAGCTGCACAGCTATTATCAAGTGTTTTTAATGATTTTATTGGAATAGGTGTCAGTACAGGGATTTTGCTTTTCTTGCTTAACATACCGGTTTTACTTTTGGGCTGGTATAAAGTTGGAAAAGGGTTTACGATTTACAGCATTATTTCTGTATTTTTTTCAACGCTTTTCTTAGAGGTTATCCCTGTAATCGGGCTATCCAGTGATATTATATTAAATGCAGCATTTGGAGGAGTTATTGGTGGTGTTGGAGTCGGTATTACACTGAAAATCGGTGCCTCTACTGGAGGAATGGATATTGTAGCAATGATTTTATCACGCTTGAAGGATAAGCCGATTGGTAATTATTTTTTAATAATGAATGCTGTCATTATTTTATTTGCTGGAATCTTATACGAACCAGAGAATGCATTGTATACAATGGTTACATTATATGTATCAACTCGGGTAATTGATGCCATTCATACACGCCATGAGAAAGTTACTGCATGGATAGTGACATTAAAAGCAGATGAATTGCAGGAAGCAATTCATCGGAAAATGATTAGGGGTATAACAATTTTACCTGCAAAGGGTGCTTATACAAAAACAGATAAAAGTGTAATGTATCTTGTCATTACACGTTATGAGTTATATGATTTGGAAAAAATAATAAATGAAGTTGACCCAACTGCGTTTACAAATGTGGTGGAAACAGCAGGTGTATTTGGTTCTTTCAGACGTGATTGA
- a CDS encoding DegV family protein, with the protein MTIQILADSASDLSLKHYNEFNIEMVSLTVHLEEKEYEDGKTIDPKSVYNAMRDGKSPKTSQVSPQTFKSVFTSFAKANKPLVYIAFSSALSGTYQTAKMMEQEVKEEYPDAPIYIIDTKCASIGYGLVVLYAAKLAQNGACLEEIIEAATYQAEHMEHIFTVDDLEYLYRGGRVSKTAAFVGTLLKIKPLLHVEGGKLIPLEKIRGSKKVLGRMLELMEERGTDFQNQTIGISHGDALETAEKLASMISEKFGVKRENILIEMVGSAIGSHSGPGTIALFFSNKPTK; encoded by the coding sequence ATGACAATACAAATTCTCGCTGACTCAGCAAGTGATTTATCATTGAAACATTATAACGAATTTAACATCGAAATGGTATCATTAACCGTTCATTTAGAAGAAAAAGAATATGAAGACGGAAAAACCATTGACCCAAAAAGTGTCTATAACGCAATGAGAGATGGGAAATCTCCGAAAACTTCTCAAGTCTCTCCGCAAACATTTAAATCTGTCTTCACAAGCTTTGCAAAAGCAAATAAACCTCTTGTTTACATTGCTTTCTCTTCCGCCCTATCAGGAACCTATCAAACCGCCAAAATGATGGAACAGGAAGTAAAGGAAGAGTACCCAGATGCGCCAATTTATATTATTGATACAAAATGCGCTTCAATTGGATATGGCCTTGTTGTCTTATATGCTGCAAAGCTTGCACAAAATGGTGCCTGTCTAGAAGAAATTATCGAAGCTGCAACCTACCAGGCTGAACATATGGAGCATATCTTTACGGTAGATGATTTAGAATATTTATATCGTGGTGGACGGGTCAGCAAAACTGCAGCATTTGTCGGTACATTGCTTAAAATCAAGCCATTACTCCATGTTGAGGGCGGTAAGTTAATACCACTTGAAAAAATTAGAGGCTCTAAAAAAGTACTTGGCAGAATGCTTGAACTTATGGAAGAACGCGGGACTGATTTTCAAAATCAAACAATCGGCATTAGTCATGGAGATGCCCTGGAAACTGCTGAAAAGCTCGCTTCGATGATTAGTGAAAAATTTGGTGTAAAAAGAGAAAACATTCTTATTGAAATGGTCGGTTCAGCAATTGGCTCTCATTCAGGACCTGGAACAATCGCACTATTCTTCTCAAACAAACCAACTAAATAA
- a CDS encoding DUF3813 family protein — translation MQNNLFQQAKDAVSNMMMQGGNANSQDKQAAQNAIQAAYTEATPEERNQLQQLEQQLKQQNQLQ, via the coding sequence GTGCAAAACAACCTATTCCAGCAAGCTAAAGACGCAGTTTCAAACATGATGATGCAAGGTGGCAATGCTAACTCCCAAGATAAGCAAGCTGCACAAAATGCAATCCAAGCAGCTTACACCGAAGCTACACCTGAGGAACGTAATCAATTACAACAACTTGAACAGCAGTTGAAACAGCAAAATCAATTGCAGTAA
- a CDS encoding NifU N-terminal domain-containing protein, translating into MGVRIEATPNPNAMKFTTDKLIFEGTNSVSVMPGNTSEYDILNDLMKLEEVDNVFGYQNFITVNKQFDAEWDAVNPKVLEVFEKHGY; encoded by the coding sequence ATGGGAGTTCGCATAGAAGCTACACCTAACCCCAATGCGATGAAATTTACTACTGATAAGCTAATCTTTGAAGGTACAAATAGCGTTTCCGTTATGCCAGGCAATACAAGCGAATACGATATTTTAAATGATTTGATGAAACTTGAAGAAGTAGATAATGTATTTGGCTACCAAAATTTCATCACTGTCAATAAACAATTTGATGCTGAGTGGGATGCTGTTAATCCAAAAGTACTTGAAGTTTTTGAAAAGCACGGTTATTAA